CCAGCAATAGTGGACGtatccttttttctttaaatgtattCGACCGATAGTCCTGATTACCGACATCGAAACTTTCAGTCACGAATTACCAACGGTTGTGTCTTGTAAGAAACTGAGGAGAATGTCAGTGGGTCAGAGACGTCGTACCGTTTGATCCCCACATCTTCGCTCGAACTCCCACCAACTGTACATCCCGAGAAAAGGGAAACTCAGCTTTTccataatcatttatttatatatgagTGAAAAATACTTTCCAGATACTTATCCGAAAGATTTAATCTGCTCGACGAGCTAAATACGTCGCTCTTCCCTGACATTTAAAATCCAGGTTCGTTCCTTCGAGACAAtctttacttcttttttttttccacgaacATCGTTGACGGTTCCTGAAGCTCGTTGATCCTCTGctcgaaaaaattaattttaatttaattaatgtatctCATTCAGTGCTCCGATAAATTTCTCCGAAATATTCTATAGAACGTATaaagttgaataaatttaaattcaacggaaacgtaatttattaagtgttgaaaatatttggttaGTTCTGTAGTACCTCGATTATTCATAACAAATGAAGCAGAAGGTGGAGTTTTATCCACctggagcctatttataggcttctTAATTCCAATGTTTACCTTCTAGAATTTATTAACCATGTTGTCGATTACCTACTTATTCCAAactgaaatttattctaaCAATCATCTTTTTATCAATCATCAATCATCTTAAGTAGTGGATTTTTCTCGTCAGGGAAAAGAGGATGTGCTCCATAAATTGTAAGAAATGTTAATTCCAAGAATTTCTATCGTTTTGATAAACTGTATTTAACTGATAGAGAAAAACGGAATAGTTATTTCAAAGTTGTATGTTATACCGCTATTTGACCGGCCGGTTTAGTGGCGCCGCCATCCACGTGGTACAAGTGCTTCGCGATCATTCTACCAACGAGTTTATTTGTAAACACGCGACGACGCGACATCATTTCGTAAGATGGACGCGCACGAGACGTACAGAAAAGATTGGGAGGATTTGGATGTGACCAAGCAAGAGCTGAAGACGTTAACAGAATGCTTGAAGAAGGAGGAATTTCGCAAATTGCTGGTCGAATATGCGGAAGAGGTGACCGATCCGGAGAATAGGAAGATCTACGAGAAAGAGATAACGCAGTTAGAAAAAGAACGGAACGTCGACATTACGTTTGTTCGCCTCGATCCTGGTTACGTCATAAAAACTAGCGTAAACGGAGACACGAAGTGTTTTGTGAATATTTGCAAGAGTGATGTCGTTGAGAAACTGAGCAGTCAACCTGTCTTCGAACAAGGTCATCGAAATTTACAATGGTCTATCCCTCACATCCTTATACCGCCTCGTGACGAACtcgataagaaaaatgtacgttGCCTGGTCTTCGACGTGATGTTCCATCCCGATGCGATTTACTTAGCGTCGAGAAACGCTGGATTTCGCGATACTATCAACGTCACGGCCATTGATAGCATAGAAAGCAAGTTCAAGGTAAGTGTCACTTAGTATACCTTGATTTTGCTATTCCTTCACGTTTGTGATCGTTTACTTTTCGTTCTGTTAGATGAAATTGGATAGGAAAAACCTCAGATTCCCAAACATCAAGTACAAGGGTGTACCTCTTTCAGCAGTTATAAGAAAGCCTTCCAAGGAACCACCGAAAGAGAAATTGGATATGGAGCCCGAGATATACCAGAAATTGATGGCAGATTATGATAGGAAAAGAGAACAACAATATAACCGTGTACAGAAGAAGCCAACACGTGCATCACCGCCTGTTAAATATTACCAAGATAAAGTGAATGCAAATGAAGACACAAATAGCAAATATGTTACACCTAAGTTTTCCATAAAACATCAGTCTGACATAGAACTGGAAGATTTTAGTACTAGTAAAACAGCAAAAATGAATGCCACTGTACCTAAAAGATTAATCATAGGCATAGATTTACCATTACTGAAAACTACAGATGATGCTGTCTTAGATGTACAGGAACGGTACCTTACCTTAAAGAGTGAAAAGCCAGCAAAGTATTTATTAGAACTTCCATTGCCCTATCACGTGGATGCTGACAGGGGTAATGCTAAGTTTGATCCGAAATACAAGAAACTAGTGGTAACACTACCAGTCATACCACCAACGGTACTTGTATCAGATACTAGAGAGGACAGTGGTGTTGATAGCGACTCTGGTAGTCCTGTACCACTGTTACACGAAGATTCACTTAGCAGTGGTTCCTCGAATGACTGCATGCCAAAGTTAATAGAAGAATGTGAAACAGCGCTCACAGTTGCAACAACAcaacatgaaaatgaaaatttcaaagagtGTAGCGATACAGCATTATGGACTAATAGTATAGAGAACACGGATGCATTTATGGATTCCAGCATTATATATTCACTGCCACCATTTACTTGTAATATATATGATAATCAGTTAGCAATCACTGTAAATGTGAAAAATGTGAATCCAGATTCCATATCCCATAGAATTTTGCAAAACAATTCAGGATTACACATTTTACTAGCATCTATAGGCGCGGGTTTTTTTCCGCAACATTTTTCGCTATGTttagaaattaacgaagattCTATAAATCCCGATTCTTTTACGAGCGAACCATGGGATAATAACGTTGTCTTTACGGTCGTGTTAAAGAACCCTGATAATTTAGCGCGATATTATGTCGGAGTTAACGAAGAGTTcatggaagaaaaaaattttcctaCAGCTGTATCTTTCAAGAACCAGCTAAAAGAATTAACGGTACGTCTGCATGGCCCGAAcgattaacacattcgcgctCACGGTGGGACATTAAATTCAGGTCCTGTCGCGAACGAGTTAAagcttattttatatttgattatattCGTTGCAGGCCATGGAAGACGCAGAATCGGAAAAGGACCGAACAATTAACGTACTAACTGAGGATGATGGtgttgttataaatattacccCGAATCAACTAGATTCCGACAATGAAGTTAAACATGAATTTGAAAGATCAACGCAACAGCAAGAAAGTCAACAACAATATGGCGGAACAGAGAATAGATCTGTTTCAGAATGCATCACAGATAAAACGACTGACAGAACTTCAGGTACATTTTTGAAAGGTATACTGAAGTCACGTCGCACTCATGATTTTTCGCGTTCAGTATCCGGATCCAGTACCGACGAATACGAAATGCCATCGTCCATCGATTGTCAGTATGATTCCGCACTAGATTTAAATTCCGAATCGGATTGGCGAagcttaaagaaaaaagtacgGTTCAACGCGTTAGTGAGCCGACAGATATTTAGGTATGCGTGTATAATATGAAACGTGAAGTTTTAATAACTAGTCGCATGTTGTTAAcagatttattcaattttttaggCCTGAGATCAGCATTCTTGGTCACAGTAAAAAGCATCAACGTAAGTTAACAACTAGGCTAGTGGACAAGTAGAATCTATTAGAAGTTGATGCCCAACCTTAACGAGAAAAGGAACGACAACTGAAGCTGGTAGAGAGGAAACCAAAGCGCGCATCGACACCTACTGTTCGTCATAAAGAtacgtcaaataaaaatgtagaaacaaataacaaatacgtTACATCTAAATTCtctataaaatatcattccGATATGGAGATGGAAGACTTTCGTACTAATATCGAAGCTACGAAAATGAATACGGGAGAACCTAAAAGGATAATCGTCACGATTGATCTACCCCTACTAAAAACTGCCACTGATGTTTCCTTGGATGTGCAAGAACGGTACCTTATACTGAAGAGCGAAGAGCCtgcgaaatatttattggaacTTCCTTTATCGTTCTGTGTACACGCGTCAAGTGGTAGTTCCACGTTTGatacaaaatacaagaaaCTCGTTGTAACGCTACTAATCATTCAATCAGCGGCGCCAACATCAGACACTAAAGAGGACAGCGGAGTTGATAGCGACCATGATAATCATGTACTGGTGTTACGTGAAGAGTCGATAGAAGATTCTCTCAGAAAAAGTCAGGCAAGTGACCTCACGTCGGAGTTAGACGACGGGTGCGAAACAGTGCTTGAAGCTACAAAAATAGAGAATGAAAGTGAAAGTTCGGAAGAGTGTAGTGATATGGTACTCAATGAACCAGAATATGAGCATATGCGGACTAATAGTGTAGACAACATTGATACATTTCTGGATTCCAGCATTAAATATTCACTTCCATCGTTTTCTTGTATTATATACGAAACAGTTAGCGATCATTATACGTGTAAAAATACTTGGATCCAAGTTCTATTCGCCatagaattttacaaaataatttaggaATACACATTTCGTTAACATCTGTCTGTGCAGAATTCTGTTAGCAATACTATCTTTTATGTCTAAAAATACATGATGATAGCGTGGTTTCCGATTCCCTCGTGATCGAATCTTGGGAtgatattgttatatttaaaatcatgTTAAACAATGCCGAAAATTTCTTACGATATTATGTCGAAATAAACGAAGAGTTCGTGAAAGAAAAGGTTTATCAAAGACTCAAAAGAACTAACGGTAAACATATTAGACGTTTAAGATATTTGAGGCTTTCACGATCTGGTTCTTCATGGTTGATACTAACTAAAGCTTCCGGGTACAAGTCGTGTACTTTGAACAAGTTACTCCGACGTTTCGCTAGCATTAATTTAGGGATTGAATGACACTGATATTGGTGTGTCGTTCGTTGTGTAGTTTAGGTctt
This portion of the Hylaeus volcanicus isolate JK05 chromosome 4, UHH_iyHylVolc1.0_haploid, whole genome shotgun sequence genome encodes:
- the LOC128875018 gene encoding protein kintoun isoform X1 — translated: MDAHETYRKDWEDLDVTKQELKTLTECLKKEEFRKLLVEYAEEVTDPENRKIYEKEITQLEKERNVDITFVRLDPGYVIKTSVNGDTKCFVNICKSDVVEKLSSQPVFEQGHRNLQWSIPHILIPPRDELDKKNVRCLVFDVMFHPDAIYLASRNAGFRDTINVTAIDSIESKFKMKLDRKNLRFPNIKYKGVPLSAVIRKPSKEPPKEKLDMEPEIYQKLMADYDRKREQQYNRVQKKPTRASPPVKYYQDKVNANEDTNSKYVTPKFSIKHQSDIELEDFSTSKTAKMNATVPKRLIIGIDLPLLKTTDDAVLDVQERYLTLKSEKPAKYLLELPLPYHVDADRGNAKFDPKYKKLVVTLPVIPPTVLVSDTREDSGVDSDSGSPVPLLHEDSLSSGSSNDCMPKLIEECETALTVATTQHENENFKECSDTALWTNSIENTDAFMDSSIIYSLPPFTCNIYDNQLAITVNVKNVNPDSISHRILQNNSGLHILLASIGAGFFPQHFSLCLEINEDSINPDSFTSEPWDNNVVFTVVLKNPDNLARYYVGVNEEFMEEKNFPTAVSFKNQLKELTAMEDAESEKDRTINVLTEDDGVVINITPNQLDSDNEVKHEFERSTQQQESQQQYGGTENRSVSECITDKTTDRTSGTFLKGILKSRRTHDFSRSVSGSSTDEYEMPSSIDCQYDSALDLNSESDWRSLKKKVRFNALVSRQIFRPEISILGHSKKHQRKLTTRLVDK
- the LOC128875018 gene encoding protein kintoun isoform X2 — its product is MDAHETYRKDWEDLDVTKQELKTLTECLKKEEFRKLLVEYAEEVTDPENRKIYEKEITQLEKERNVDITFVRLDPGYVIKTSVNGDTKCFVNICKSDVVEKLSSQPVFEQGHRNLQWSIPHILIPPRDELDKKNVRCLVFDVMFHPDAIYLASRNAGFRDTINVTAIDSIESKFKMKLDRKNLRFPNIKYKGVPLSAVIRKPSKEPPKEKLDMEPEIYQKLMADYDRKREQQYNRVQKKPTRASPPVKYYQDKVNANEDTNSKYVTPKFSIKHQSDIELEDFSTSKTAKMNATVPKRLIIGIDLPLLKTTDDAVLDVQERYLTLKSEKPAKYLLELPLPYHVDADRGNAKFDPKYKKLVVTLPVIPPTVLVSDTREDSGVDSDSGSPVPLLHEDSLSSGSSNDCMPKLIEECETALTVATTQHENENFKECSDTALWTNSIENTDAFMDSSIIYSLPPFTCNIYDNQLAITVNVKNVNPDSISHRILQNNSGLHILLASIGAGFFPQHFSLCLEINEDSINPDSFTSEPWDNNVVFTVVLKNPDNLARYYVGVNEEFMEEKNFPTAVSFKNQLKELTAMEDAESEKDRTINVLTEDDGVVINITPNQLDSDNEVKHEFERSTQQQESQQQYGGTENRSVSECITDKTTDRTSVSGSSTDEYEMPSSIDCQYDSALDLNSESDWRSLKKKVRFNALVSRQIFRPEISILGHSKKHQRKLTTRLVDK